In Aedes albopictus strain Foshan chromosome 3, AalbF5, whole genome shotgun sequence, the genomic window AAAACTTTGACTTTATTTCTAATCTTAGTTTTAAAGAACTTTCTTGGAAACTCGCGAGTAATTTTTAGTGGAAACTGATGAGTAGTggatacattttttcaaaaaaaaaaaaaaaaaaaatatagcgtaAAATCTAAAAATGTATCCAATTATTTATCAGATTGCTCTATGATTTTAAAATTAATCTTGTACAGCCATTATTAAGTTGCATTTAGAGCATTGGATTAAACTTCCATTCAAAgctgaaagaaatcaagaaatgggCTTAAAATTCTTCCAATACTGGCGTTCTTCTGTCTTTTGACCTTATAGATTTCAGTAACAATTCTCGCCTACAGAATTGCTTCTATACATAGTTTCAAGGAAGATATGAAGCAATTCTTTAGATTCGCATTAGGTAATAGGTTAAAAACCTCTACACTTCCGTACAAAAAATTCATAGAAGCAACTTTCCAGATGTTCCGATGATAATATGagcaattccttcagcagtttttcttgaaattttgcgaGTAATACTTTGAAGGATTTcataaaaaatctaaagaatccAGTCTTCCATTTGCTTCCATTTTTATGTCGATAATTGCAAAGACAATATCTTCAAGTAAACTAAGATGACCAATTTATAGATatggtggttcaaaaaatcaagatttataaaaactaaaaatttacaaaaaatcattacttttgaaccagttgaccgatttattattatttgtttgaaCGATATTGTCGTTTccaggaaaaatcgctgagaggGCCAAACTGTAtttagaaaattcagaaaactcgGCGTAACATATTAAATACCAGAGATGTATATCTTTTAGGTTTTGGGATATGATTTTTTGTaccctcataaaactatgcattgtaTATTGCTTATTTGAGTTATTTCTGTTTTTGATATCCATAGTTTTATGAGGatccaaaatataatcaaattcaaAAAAGTGTCTTTTATTGAAAAATTGGTAACCCTAATGACGAAAAGGAAAAATACgcgtctaattattttcgatgatctACAAACACTCTCATTTTCACGACAATCTGAGTAGTACTAGCGTAGCGAACcatttgggcagcggccggtattttgggcactcttcgctataactcagtcaattccaaactaattgacttgaaattttgtacacggctagatactatacgtacctcatcgcgttccaaaaattgtgtcaatagggcacgttcggtgtagtactagatttgtagtaatgagctgaatttttgtatagtgagaaggtcaaatctccgtttctgcaatgaaatggtccaaaaagcgtgggtattatgattccttgcctaatttgatgctgtttgagcaaaacttcggataactgtgttgtctatgttgcaagaaatggagaaaacaacaacaatgttgcccaaagttttgctcaaacagcatcaaattaggcaaggaaacataatacccacgcttttcggaccatttcattgcagaaacggagaattgaccttctcaccatactaaaattcagctcattactacaaatctagtacttcaccgatctgtcctattggttcagaattggctgagttatagcagaattgtgcccaaaataggacccctgccgaaatggttccacttccctatatcgATGGAATGGTTgtattttaacaataaaaaatCCACCAAAAAATTATCCGCAACGACTGAATTCCTAATGCCTTTAgtaattttccaaaagaattgaaaATGTTGCTATCGAATATTCTTACTATGATGGCTTCTGTGATTGCAGAGAGCTTTTCTGTAAACTTATTCAGAGATTTCACTAGAAATACCGTTAAAAATTCTTACAAAGCAATAACTTTAGGAAGTCCTTCACTAACGAATTCAGGGATAATTTAAAAATCCTGTTTTTTACATTAATTGAAACTTGGCCCAAAACTTATCCACATTGGCAAAATTCCACAAACCGTACCAGCAGGAACTACTACGGAAACAATCTTATTTCATGGTTTAGTCAGAGAATCTTCTTTAAAGTTCTCATATAAGATATACCCAGTCATATCGCCAGAATGCCAGTAAATTTTCACCTTAATAGAATTACAGATAATTCCAGTTGACAGTAGAAACCCTGCAAATCTACGTGATTCCTCGATAATATTCGGAAAGGATTCCTCGGCAATTTGCGTTGTGTATTCTgcgaaaaatcattgaatttataattggaaaaaaaaatcgtgtgcaATTTCCTATGGAATTCATAGACCTTTCTGGTATATTGTGGAAATACTTCGGAGAAGTATTTCTTTGCATTTCTGCTTAAATCATTCAGAAAgtttttctatcaaaaattcttTATTTTTTGCGATATTTCTTACGTTTTTAGGGTTCAGTTTTTTATACTAGTTCGAATCGTGTTCTAAAAAATGTGATTTATAATATCCGGACAATATAAAAAGCTGTCATCCGGATAATATCTACCAAACAAGAAATCACTCACTCTGCAgcaaacctggtgtgatggttaaatctGGGAGCGAATTCGTCTCCCGACAAACTCATGAGGAAGaatttcgaaagggaagtaaagcgtaagTATAGCGGTCCTGAGaggaactagccttgggctaaaaatctcgtttaatATAGATAAAAATCACTCATAATTCAGAAACCAATAATGATCATCATCAAATGTTTGGATAATGTAAATTTCTTCATGAGATAGAAGTATACAATAATTGTGAAATTGTTGTAAGAAGTTGGGATTTGAAATGAGTAAAGTGTTAAATCTAAGTTTGGGTTTATATTCTGAGGACATTACACATCAAttaaaaattcccgatcataaattaaattcccgacttattcccgcatttttcccgatgaatttcaattcccgactttttcccgcatttcccgaatttcccgagtctgtggccaccctggtCTCAAGTCAATTCTTAAGAGGAGAGAACTGTTGCCCCAATCGCAATAAGAGCATACCAGCCCTGCGACTTGCGATCGGTCGATCGGTTCGAAAAGACGAACAAATAAAGAAACAGTACGGTGGGTCTTCGTTGCAGCGTCGCATAACTGAACATTTCGGTGCATTACGTTACCTCAATACCGAAGCCTTTAATTCCACAATCCTCGATTATTTCAGTACttatgtaaaaaaaaacgaagaactgTACCTTACTATACGACTTCTGCCACTGCAGTTAGTTTTTTCCTGTACATATTCTAAACAACGCTACACAAAAAAACAAGACGACAAAGTTCCTAACATTTTGAAGATTCAGTTGAAACAAAATTGTCCATTCTGCTGGGGATAATACACATCGATCCTCCCAAAAGGAATCAATACAATGATAGCCGTAACGTTTTGCATGGCTACGTTCTGTCAAATTCTACGGACGAATCACATGATCCCATTCCGCTatgtaaaaatattaaaatttattaCAATATACAACAAAGATCTTGCCACTTACTTGCACTATCGGAGTATGATCAGATCATCCCGTTCCGCCCGTGTCGGAGATGAGTTTCCCTTCCTTGTCCTTCAGTCGGACGCGTCCATTCGAGTACCGGCTCTCCTGGCTCCCGTCCGGGTACAGATATTTGATCGTCCCGTCCGGATAGATCCGGCGTTTGTGTGCCTTCGTGTGGATTTCCACCTGCCCGTTCGGGAGGTTGATCACCTTGTCGTCGTTCTTCTTGATGATCACCGTCGATCCGTCCGGGTACTTCCACTCCTCGGCGATGTCCGTGCTGTTTGGGTTGGTGGTGCGGATCGACCCGTTCGGGAAGTGGACCTCCGTCGAGCCGTCCTTGAAGCGGTGCTCCGTTTGGCCACTGTTACGGGGAAGGATTGATTATTTAAGATAGGAATATACAATCGACAAACAACTTACTCAGGAAACTCCAGGATCTCCAAACCGTCTAGGTAGGTCGTATGCCACGTGTTCGTTTCGAAGTAGTAGTACTTGGTCGTCCCCTCGCTCATATTGGTTTCTTTGATGTCCTTGTTGAAGTACAGCATCCGTATCACCAGCCCGTCCGGTGAAATTTTCTTCAAGTTTCCGTTCGGATACCAAATGTCTCTGCTTCCATCAGCGTTGACCGTTTCACGTTTGAGACTGTTGATCAACTCGGCCGTTTTGGGACTTCGGTCTTCCGCCGTCGCTTCTGGTTGACTCTGATCCTGCACTTCCGTTTGGAACAGTCCTTTCTTCGCTTTGCCTTGGAAATACGACGATCGCCTTGATCGTTCCTCTTTGTCGCCACTCGAGTCTGCTTCACTTGCGCTGGAAGAATCACTCGATTCCGACTGGCTGTCACTGCTTGAAAGCTTCGATTTTCGGCTTTCTGTGCTTCGCCTTGGATGGCTGATCACCTTCGCCGTTGCCACTTTACCAATGACGGCCTTTTCCACTACCTCGATGGGTTTGATCTTGGCGGCTACGCATTTCCGTGGCTTCTCCGGCGATGAGTTCCTCCGTGGTTCTCCAGAAGGTTCCGCCGAAGGAGCTGCCAACTTTGCAAGATTCTTATTAATTTCCAGCAGCATGCGACTGTTGTTCTGTCGCTTCAGGCGAGCATTCTCTGTTTCCAGCTTTTTGTTATCTTTCTTGATAACTTCCAGTTCCAGCTGGGTTTCTTTGAGATCCTTCTCCAGGTTCTTTATTTGCGACCGAAAGCGCGACAAAGAGGACGCATGCTTCGCCTCCTTGGCTTTCGCTTCCTTCTGCATTTCAGCGATCTGTTCTTTCAGTCTTAGAATCTCCTCCTTTTCCTTCTTCGTCGGTTTCATCGCTTCCTTCAGCGCCTTCTGCCTCTCCTCGTCAATCTTTATGCGTTCGTCATGGAAGTACACCTCCATCTTGATACGCTCGTCGTTTAGTTTCTCCATCATCTCCTCCCGATCCTGCTCAAGCTTGATTTTCTCCAGCTCGTGGTCTTGCTTCATGCGCATCAACTCGGCATTTTCCTTCCGGAAGCTTTCGATTTCAGTCTCAAGTTCGACCAGCCTTTCCTTAAGCAGCTCGCTCTTTTCCAGAATGTCCTCCCGGATCCGCTTCTGCTCTTCGTCAACCTTCTCCGCCTGCGCTGATCGACCTGAATCATCCTCGTTCGACAGCGACCCTCGATCCTTCGGCGATTTATCCTTCGGGGTGGACATTCGACTGAAGTTCACGGTTTCCAGATGGGATTCAACGTCCGTTTCGATCTCCTGCACTTCTTGCTCATCGGCAAAGTGGACGTGTCCTCGTTCCTCATCGTCTGAGTCGCTTTCGGTGGAACTGCAGCTGGAACTGCTCGACAGGTCACTGTCGTCTTTGAGAAAATGTCTCTTCGGATCCGGAATCGGGTAGATCGTCAGACAGGTGGTCACTTCTTCCGTTTGAACCAAGGGTTCTTCCGAGGGAGGATTATTGCGTGCAGGTGGAGGAACGATAGTGGAATCGGAGAGGCCTAGAAGTCCCGAAAGGTCTGTAGTGTTTTCCGCTAGCAGTTTCAACAGGGTGCTGGCGTCGGAATCGAGACTTGCATTGCCGGAAGCCAGTCGCTGTTCGAGTAGCTCGAAAAGATTAAGGTCTTTTAGTTCTttgagctgccgcaggagcattGGGTCATTTTGCAGCTGTTGCTTCCACGGGACGTTCGGTTGGACTTGGGGCTGGACAGGTGCTGCTGGTGGAAACATAGGTAAATTAAattaatacaggtcggactcgattttccgtgattcgattatccgggtatAATTAATTTATGCTTTTTTTGTGATTAGCATGTTACTAAATAATAACGAAAAAAAATTAGTAAAATAAAGCCtgtaaaaaaagtttcaaattcATAGAAGGATTATGCACGGCAGCGTAAATAGTCAGATCCTGGTGATCTCGACCTGATCACATTaagatacaccggggcaagttgaaacagtgggttaacatgatgttttctaatgatgataaacagtttgatcgccataacacaatgtttttgattcaaacaatcttttagcgaaggaaaaatttctaaattgtattgaaatctatttcaaaacttcgtgtttcatcttgccccacccgtttcaacttgccccggtgtaccttactgacTAACAAGTGAGTCAAAGTAATTCCtcatttttctttctttctggATCTACGTTCTTCtgcaacttggcctgcctcttttcaatTTCCATCTGTTCTTCCAATATTTCAACCGTTATTAATTGCGGGGCTTTCTTCGTCTGTCATTGCGTGAATTTGTATGTTGTGTTCTGGAAGTCTCTAAAACTCATCATCTTATCATCTCCGAATCAGCCCAAAAAGCCCTATCCACTACACAGTTAGTAGGCAAGTGTCAAAATAGCCTGTGCGTAAACTTCTTCTAGGTTTGGAAACCGCTGTCCGGATCTATCCAGGCaatcctctagaaattaatttcaaagattctaaagaaattctaaattcctcttgaaatcattctgaagtttttcttgaaactccttccaaaatcactcttgaaatccctctaaagtttttcttgaaatccctccaaatttcctcttggaatccctccaaaaatccTCTTCAAATCCCTCAAAACATCcttttgaaatcccttgaaatccatccaaaaaccctcttgaaatccttccaaaaaccagctaggaatccctccaaagtTCCTCTTGAAATCGCTCTAAAGTTTTTCTTCCAACCCCTTTAAAGTTCTTCTTGAAATCCCTCTAAagttcctcttgaaactccttcaaagttcctcttgaaactccttcaaaGTTGCTCTTGAAATCCTCTCCGAAAATTGTTCTGAAATCACTCCAAaaatccttttagaatttctcctaaaatcctcttgaaattccacaAATTAGTTTCAAAGATTCCAATActagattcctcttgaaattactctaaagtttttcttgaaattcctctaaaattcctcttgaaacCCCTCCTTTTGAAATCCCTAGAATATCCCCTTGAAATAcatccaaaaaccattttgaaatccCTTCCAAAGTTTGGAGTCCCTCCAAAGTTCCTCTTGAAATCACTCTAAAGTTTTTCTTTGAATCCCTCCAAAACTCATCTTGAAATCTCTTTAAagttcctcttgaaactcctcaAAAGTTCCTCTTAAAATCCTCCCAAAACTGCTcttaaaaactcctccaaaaatccttttaaaatttctccaaaaatcctcttgaaattcttccaaaagtcctcttgaaatccctccaaaGCTCCTCTTGAAATCCTTCTAAAGTTCGTCTTGAATTCCTTCTAAAACCCCTCTTGAAAATGCTCCAAAAATCCTCTTGAAGTCCCTCCAATAGtcgtcttgaaatacctccaaacatcttattgaaatacctccaaacatCTTTTTGAAATATCTCCAAACTTTTAAATAACCAAATTGAAGAACTACTGATGGGCCGACTGACTAGACACCGAGAGCTAAAACTGGGGATCGTGATAATAAAAGCAACTGTTTCTAGTGGAGTTTCAGAACAGACTGATGGTCTGATTTATTTCAGCTGAAGAGGAGCCCTTCGGCTTCGGCTATATCGCGCTCGTTTGCTCGATAGGCAAACGTCAAATGACAATTCGCTGGGGATGTTCAGAACGAACATCACAATTCTTTCCCCtttacaaaattataaatattcaGAAAGTACAATAAATTATTTATGATACCACAAATCGAATTCAATGTTAATTGATCTACAACTCACCCGAAAGGTTTAATTTTAATTAGTTATAATGATATTCATCCCTACGGTTACTTTTCTTGGACCGTTTAGATCTACGTAGCTCCACGACATCGTCAACGGGTATCGGATGCATCCGTTTCCGAGCTCCCCTCGGAGTCTGTGTTCGTCCGTCCTCGGTCCTCGGTGGTGGTTCTACGTCGGGGATGATCAAGCTTGGTGGATCTTGGTGTCTGCCATGTTGTTGCCTCAGGGTAACCCACACGTTCGGCCCTTGCCCCGTGGAGTCCTCCTTACAGATCCTTATCTGTGTTCTGTGAGCCATTGCGACCACGCTTCCAAtggaaatctggaaaatattgttaGAGTGCTTTTTAATAAATATGGCTTTGATCCatcttgcatgaatttgtggattGTGATTTTTATACCACACTTCATCTCCCGCAATCAGTTTATCAAGAGCATCTTCTGAAGTTTTCGGAACTTTTCCGCTTTGTTGCTCAGTTTGATTTGCATCATCGGGTTGTGGTTTATACATATGTTTCTTGTAATGATTCTTTGGATTAACAAggtctaaaatagtttttggtttgtaagaaaatattcttTCAGAAGGAAAACATCCATCTTTCGTTATGTTATTATTtctaaaattaaacaaaaataaattaatcTGGTCTTCCAAatctaattccatcattttaggGTCCATTAGGAACCTCTTGAGGACTTCCTTAACGGTTCTTACTAACCTCTCCGCTTGACCGTTACTTGATGGATTATAGGGTGGACTTTTCATAACTTTTATGCCTTGCTTCTGTAGAAAGTCCACAAAATTCCAGGAATTAAAAGGAGGGCCATTGTCCGAAACTAAAACGTCCGGCAGACCAAAACGAGCAAAATAAGTCACTAACTTTTTTAAAACCTTAGCGTAGTCTGTTCCATGTTTCATCCATTCCACCTCAATCCATTTGGAGAAACTATCCACTATAAGTAGAAAAGTGCGGTGTTCgaaaaagaaaaaatcaatgTGAATTCTACTAAACGGTTTTGTTGTCGGCATCCAGTTGGACGATTCTGTGGATTTATGAACTATTGCCATACTATTACATGCTTCACAGTTAGCTACATAATTCTCAATGTCTTTATTGATGCCAAACCAATACACAGTATTCCGTGCTAATTGTTTCATCTTAATAATCCCAAAATGATTCGCATGTAACAAAGTCAAAACCTGTTTCTGGTAAATTTTAGGAATGATCACTCTGTCTCGAAAGAGAAGGCAATCCTCCACTAGTTCTAAATCCACATAATTTGAAAAGACATCATGAAATTGCCTGTCAAGTCTGTCcggccagccattaagcatgtaaGATACAACTTGTCGTAGAAAATCATCTTCTTTGGATGCATCGGCAATCAATTTTGAGTCAATAGGTATTTCCTTACTGAAGTTGATATTCTTTATGGCGTCTATGTCTAAGTGTTCAGGTACGTCCTGCTCTAAGGGGAATCTGGAGCAGAAATCTGCATTCCCTAATTTATGCGAAGGTCTGTAGATAATATCAAAGTCGTATATGCTCAAATCTAAAACAAAACGTTGTAATCTAGTCACATAAAttgagttttttccttctttaccAAAAATTCCCACCAAAGGCTTGTGGTCTGTGTAAATCGTGAAATGCTTACCATAAAGGtatttatgaaatttcttcacCGTGCAAACCAAGGCCAATGCCTCCAAATGTAGAATTGGATATTTTCTTTGCGCTGGATTTAAGAAAAAGGATGTAAAACTAATTGGTTTTTCTTCGCCGTCTATCACATGAGCTATCAAACCTCCCAGACCATAGCTTGAAGCGTCTGAAACAACTACCATTGGCTTTCTGGGGtcgaaaaattctagaaaatttgtTTTGGTTAGCAAATTTTTGCTTTCATTAAAAGCTTTTTGACAGTCGTCATCCCATGTATACCTAACATTGTTCTTCAACAAATTGTACAACGGGTATAATTTAGCAGATAAGTTAGGGATAAATTTGTGATAATAGTTCAACAAACCCAAAAATGATTTCAACTCCGACTCGTTTTTAGGGGCCTTTGCTTTTTCTATTGTTGATATTTTATCTGGACAAGGCATTAGACCCTTGTCACTAATGATATGTCCCAAATGCGTAAGTTCTGTAACAAAAaagatgcatttttcaaaattaacttttaTATTAGCATTGGCTAATCGTTCTAATACCAATAAAAGCTTGTTTTTACACTCCTCTTCGGTCTTTCCGGCTATTAAGACATCATCTAGGTAGCATGTAACATTTTCAATCCCTTCCAGAACTTTGTCCATTACTTGTTGGAAAATCGAAGCACTTGACGACGCACCTTGTGGCAATCTGTTGTACCTATACAATCCTTTCATCGTGTTAATGACCACAAACTTCTTGGACTTGTCCGTTAGTTCTAACTGCGTATATGCGCCTTCGAGGTCCAGCGCACAAAACACTTTACATCCAGCTAAATTTGCAAAAATATCCTGTGATGTAGGCAAAGGGTAAGTATTTGGAACAATTGCTTTGTTTAAAGACACTTTACAATCAATAACTAAACGAATTTCATTGTTCTTCTTCATAACTATAACGATTGGAGAGGCCCATTCGCTGGTATCAATTGGCGTGATTACTTTCTCCCTTTCAAGTTTATCCA contains:
- the LOC109426327 gene encoding centromere protein J isoform X2, which produces MSAAESESPRSILARLEQLKQWQEEQQRVLLQKQIAQRELLNQEQQKMYAILGLDRGGTEGDDQEVMVSDDEPEFEQTNMQRQLVLDRRRSPPDDSDVEVEKVPSRQRIRQPPVPTRKVPTKPFLKRGEGLKARFKVDPNSFKLDNLPKYKYANLAKSRAQDAKKRKQSEEASTADKPSGNSRGKSQEPSGRKFLARREESPPRVVLDINKVQHKKLTVQQPVEKTVSRNINQTAEECPGEESLDETDDQEEISLLPSMESLKLRRDAIESQKSAPVQPQVQPNVPWKQQLQNDPMLLRQLKELKDLNLFELLEQRLASGNASLDSDASTLLKLLAENTTDLSGLLGLSDSTIVPPPARNNPPSEEPLVQTEEVTTCLTIYPIPDPKRHFLKDDSDLSSSSSCSSTESDSDDEERGHVHFADEQEVQEIETDVESHLETVNFSRMSTPKDKSPKDRGSLSNEDDSGRSAQAEKVDEEQKRIREDILEKSELLKERLVELETEIESFRKENAELMRMKQDHELEKIKLEQDREEMMEKLNDERIKMEVYFHDERIKIDEERQKALKEAMKPTKKEKEEILRLKEQIAEMQKEAKAKEAKHASSLSRFRSQIKNLEKDLKETQLELEVIKKDNKKLETENARLKRQNNSRMLLEINKNLAKLAAPSAEPSGEPRRNSSPEKPRKCVAAKIKPIEVVEKAVIGKVATAKVISHPRRSTESRKSKLSSSDSQSESSDSSSASEADSSGDKEERSRRSSYFQGKAKKGLFQTEVQDQSQPEATAEDRSPKTAELINSLKRETVNADGSRDIWYPNGNLKKISPDGLVIRMLYFNKDIKETNMSEGTTKYYYFETNTWHTTYLDGLEILEFPDGQTEHRFKDGSTEVHFPNGSIRTTNPNSTDIAEEWKYPDGSTVIIKKNDDKVINLPNGQVEIHTKAHKRRIYPDGTIKYLYPDGSQESRYSNGRVRLKDKEGKLISDTGGTG
- the LOC109426327 gene encoding uncharacterized protein LOC109426327 isoform X1 encodes the protein MSAAESESPRSILARLEQLKQWQEEQQRVLLQKQIAQRELLNQEQQKMYAILGLDRGGTEGDDQEVMVSDDEPEFEQTNMQRQLVLDRRRSPPDDSDVEVEKVPSRQRIRQPPVPTRKVPTKPFLKRGEGLKARFKVDPNSFKLDNLPKYKYANLAKSRAQDAKKRKQSEEASTADKPSGNSRGKSQEPSGRKFLARREESPPRVVLDINKVQHKKLTVQQPVEKTVSRNINQTAEECPGEESLDETDDQEEISLLPSMESLKLRRDAIESQKSAAPVQPQVQPNVPWKQQLQNDPMLLRQLKELKDLNLFELLEQRLASGNASLDSDASTLLKLLAENTTDLSGLLGLSDSTIVPPPARNNPPSEEPLVQTEEVTTCLTIYPIPDPKRHFLKDDSDLSSSSSCSSTESDSDDEERGHVHFADEQEVQEIETDVESHLETVNFSRMSTPKDKSPKDRGSLSNEDDSGRSAQAEKVDEEQKRIREDILEKSELLKERLVELETEIESFRKENAELMRMKQDHELEKIKLEQDREEMMEKLNDERIKMEVYFHDERIKIDEERQKALKEAMKPTKKEKEEILRLKEQIAEMQKEAKAKEAKHASSLSRFRSQIKNLEKDLKETQLELEVIKKDNKKLETENARLKRQNNSRMLLEINKNLAKLAAPSAEPSGEPRRNSSPEKPRKCVAAKIKPIEVVEKAVIGKVATAKVISHPRRSTESRKSKLSSSDSQSESSDSSSASEADSSGDKEERSRRSSYFQGKAKKGLFQTEVQDQSQPEATAEDRSPKTAELINSLKRETVNADGSRDIWYPNGNLKKISPDGLVIRMLYFNKDIKETNMSEGTTKYYYFETNTWHTTYLDGLEILEFPDGQTEHRFKDGSTEVHFPNGSIRTTNPNSTDIAEEWKYPDGSTVIIKKNDDKVINLPNGQVEIHTKAHKRRIYPDGTIKYLYPDGSQESRYSNGRVRLKDKEGKLISDTGGTG
- the LOC109426327 gene encoding uncharacterized protein LOC109426327 isoform X3; amino-acid sequence: MSAAESESPRSILARLEQLKQWQEEQQRVLLQKQIAQRELLNQEQQKMYAILGLDRGGTEGDDQEVMVSDDEPEFEQTNMQRQLVLDRRRSPPDDSDVEVEKVPSRQRIRQPPVPTRKVPTKPFLKRGEGLKARAQDAKKRKQSEEASTADKPSGNSRGKSQEPSGRKFLARREESPPRVVLDINKVQHKKLTVQQPVEKTVSRNINQTAEECPGEESLDETDDQEEISLLPSMESLKLRRDAIESQKSAAPVQPQVQPNVPWKQQLQNDPMLLRQLKELKDLNLFELLEQRLASGNASLDSDASTLLKLLAENTTDLSGLLGLSDSTIVPPPARNNPPSEEPLVQTEEVTTCLTIYPIPDPKRHFLKDDSDLSSSSSCSSTESDSDDEERGHVHFADEQEVQEIETDVESHLETVNFSRMSTPKDKSPKDRGSLSNEDDSGRSAQAEKVDEEQKRIREDILEKSELLKERLVELETEIESFRKENAELMRMKQDHELEKIKLEQDREEMMEKLNDERIKMEVYFHDERIKIDEERQKALKEAMKPTKKEKEEILRLKEQIAEMQKEAKAKEAKHASSLSRFRSQIKNLEKDLKETQLELEVIKKDNKKLETENARLKRQNNSRMLLEINKNLAKLAAPSAEPSGEPRRNSSPEKPRKCVAAKIKPIEVVEKAVIGKVATAKVISHPRRSTESRKSKLSSSDSQSESSDSSSASEADSSGDKEERSRRSSYFQGKAKKGLFQTEVQDQSQPEATAEDRSPKTAELINSLKRETVNADGSRDIWYPNGNLKKISPDGLVIRMLYFNKDIKETNMSEGTTKYYYFETNTWHTTYLDGLEILEFPDGQTEHRFKDGSTEVHFPNGSIRTTNPNSTDIAEEWKYPDGSTVIIKKNDDKVINLPNGQVEIHTKAHKRRIYPDGTIKYLYPDGSQESRYSNGRVRLKDKEGKLISDTGGTG